In Oreochromis niloticus isolate F11D_XX linkage group LG18, O_niloticus_UMD_NMBU, whole genome shotgun sequence, one genomic interval encodes:
- the LOC109201839 gene encoding uncharacterized protein LOC109201839, with translation MRGGRGRGRGRRGRYRRIPNEIRATIVDHVVNHGLTMEEAGRRVQPNIGRTTVSSIIQTFRRENRIVRQPRGGGRGPLFTPQQEEAICAMVIANNAIKLREIQSAVIENYTVFGNIESVSISTIDKVLKKNEIHMKQLYKVPFERNSDRVKEIRHQYVQRVLELEARETLHTFIYVDEAGFNLAKGRRRGRNRIGQRATTEVPGQRGGNITMCAAISDNGVLTHIPLLGPYNTQHLLTFLDTLYRDLVPENERGGGQLSKYVVVWDNVRFHHSHQVREWFAAHDRILVEYLPPYSPFLNPIEEFFSAWRWKVYDRHPHEQMALLAAMDAACDDITAGSCRGWIRHSRRYFPRCIARDNICCDVDENMWPDRQERLDVPE, from the exons ATGCGGGGAGGAAGGGGAAGGGGAAGAGGGAGAAGAGGCAGATATAGGCGGATTCCTAATGAAATAAGGGCTACAATTGTGGACCATGTTGTCAATCACGGCCTCACCATGGAGGAGGCTGGTCGAAGGGTGCAACCCAATATTGGAAGAACTACTGTCAGTTCAATCATTCAAACATTCCGTAGGGAAAACAG GATTGTCAGACAACCTCGCGGAGGCGGAAGAGGGCCCCTTTTTACCCCACAGCAAGAAGAAGCCATTTGTGCAATGGTCATTGCAAACAATGCAATAAAGCTGAGGGAAATACAAAGCGCTGTCATAGAGAACTACACGGTATTTGGCAATATTGAATCTGTTTCAATTTCAACAATTGACAAAGTACTCAAGAAGAATGAAATCCACATGAAGCAATTGTATAAAGTGCCATTTGAACGAAACAGTGACAGGGTGAAGGAGATCCGTCACCAGTATGTGCAG CGTGTACTGGAGCTGGAAGCCAGGGAAACACTGCACACATTCATATATGTTGATGAGGCAGGTTTCAATCTGGCCAAAGGCAGAAGGCGTGGAAGAAATCGCATTGGACAGAGGGCAACCACTGAAGTCCCTGGTCAGCGCGGAGGGAATATTACCATGTGTGCAGCCATCTCAGACAACGGCGTCCTCACCCATATCCCCCTTCTTGGTCCATACAATACCCAACATCTCCTGACATTTTTAGACACTCTTTACAGGGACCTAGTCCCTGAGAATGAGAGAGGTGGAGGCCAACTCAGCAAGTATGTTGTTGTCTGGGATAATGTCCGTTTTCACCACTCCCATCAGGTCAGAGAGTGGTTTGCAGCACATGACAGAATTCTGGTTGAATATCTCCCTCCATATTCCCCATTCCTTAATCCAATAGAGGAGTTTTTCTCTGCCTGGAGGTGGAAAGTTTATGACCGGCATCCACATGAGCAAATGGCCCTGCTAGCAGCCATGGATGCAGCATGTGACGACATCACAGCAGggtcctgcagaggatggattCGCCACTCCAGGAGATACTTTCCTCGCTGCATTGCGAGGGATAACATCTGTTGTGATGTAGATGAAAATATGTGGCCAGACAGACAGGAACGTCTGGATGTGCCAGAATGA